Proteins encoded together in one Deinococcus hopiensis KR-140 window:
- a CDS encoding M48 family metallopeptidase, whose amino-acid sequence MSPSPTRPPRSTEWTVGGVPVVLKRSARRHTLALQVRTGTVTVFAPASLPLRQIEAFVESKRAWAEGHLSEGVERSQHARPLTDGSPLPFMGETLTLRLVPGLTAPERQGGDVRVAPGTSRELRAQVETWYGEAGLPALRALVEAYAQALGAGDRLRQVRLSRARSRWGSCTARGDIRVHWALCRAPREVAAYVALHEAAHLLELNHSPRYWTHVERLMPDHRQWRTWLRTNGWTLAETPPS is encoded by the coding sequence ATGTCCCCCTCGCCCACGCGCCCCCCACGCTCCACCGAATGGACCGTCGGGGGCGTTCCCGTGGTTCTCAAACGCAGTGCCCGGCGGCACACGCTGGCCCTGCAGGTGCGGACAGGTACGGTGACGGTCTTCGCTCCAGCGTCGCTGCCCCTGCGCCAGATTGAGGCTTTCGTCGAGAGCAAGCGGGCCTGGGCCGAGGGCCACCTCTCCGAGGGGGTAGAGCGCTCGCAGCACGCACGTCCCCTGACGGACGGCTCTCCCCTCCCCTTCATGGGCGAGACACTGACGCTGCGGTTGGTTCCCGGCCTCACCGCTCCAGAGCGGCAGGGAGGTGACGTCCGGGTGGCGCCGGGAACGTCCCGGGAACTCCGCGCCCAGGTGGAGACCTGGTACGGGGAAGCGGGCCTACCCGCGCTGCGGGCCCTGGTCGAGGCCTACGCGCAGGCGCTCGGCGCAGGGGACCGGCTGCGCCAGGTTCGGCTCAGCCGTGCCCGGAGCCGCTGGGGCAGTTGCACGGCGCGGGGTGACATCCGGGTGCACTGGGCCCTGTGCCGCGCACCCCGCGAGGTGGCCGCCTACGTCGCGCTGCACGAGGCGGCCCATCTCCTCGAACTCAACCATTCGCCCCGTTACTGGACGCACGTCGAGCGCCTGATGCCAGATCACCGGCAGTGGCGGACCTGGCTGCGCACCAACGGGTGGACCCTGGCAGAAACCCCACCATCCTAA
- a CDS encoding pilus assembly FimT family protein: MTAERSANTLIHGFRSSGFTLLELLIVIAVIAILASVGFFSYANFKNPARDASQVVYGILSGTRSESTSNTVSQRLLLGSSGNLLIQQAKNCSTASPSSWTNIKTISYGELTGGTVPSTFVISTPTTAPDASLPANYKLVVCFNSRGLAYIPSDATVGSVRVSDGKHSYVVEVALGGAVRVYGI, translated from the coding sequence ATGACCGCCGAAAGAAGTGCCAACACTCTTATACATGGATTTAGAAGTTCGGGATTTACCCTTCTCGAGCTCTTAATTGTAATTGCTGTAATTGCAATTCTTGCTTCAGTGGGTTTCTTTAGCTATGCAAATTTTAAAAACCCGGCCCGAGATGCTTCTCAAGTGGTTTACGGCATACTCTCAGGCACACGTAGTGAGTCTACATCGAATACCGTGTCACAAAGATTGCTACTGGGCAGCAGTGGGAACTTATTAATACAGCAGGCGAAGAATTGCTCCACGGCTTCACCTTCATCCTGGACGAATATAAAAACAATTTCTTATGGCGAATTAACTGGAGGAACAGTACCTAGTACATTTGTAATAAGTACTCCCACTACAGCGCCCGATGCTTCTTTGCCCGCTAACTACAAACTTGTCGTTTGCTTCAACTCCAGAGGCCTTGCATATATCCCATCAGATGCAACCGTAGGCTCCGTTAGAGTGTCAGATGGCAAGCATTCTTACGTCGTTGAAGTTGCCCTGGGTGGCGCAGTGAGGGTATATGGAATATAA
- a CDS encoding PilW family protein: protein MEANSYRRQKPSLLPCRTSNLPFAEKGFTLLEILVATSIGAMVLGLAFTYYINISKLSSNDSSRVAASQNAQGAIDMLSNDLRQAGENLDFGLGISGVEIDNALQQIIVRSNISIASRTLIPRLPLCSVSGNTIQVNGPPPTSTVSTAACTYSDGDSNNDDDNVQRWRSYFDSKSNQPQAAILYRPASSTLPSAVAKAVVLSVNPRLTTTTSAGSFYRTSITLNSIVSSDFSAANNSQIILVDERRYKKLGDTLILALGGQTDSQAQVVAFNVQTLNASADLLNPTANVTSIGLNGPWSRIKNINITLGSKSPNSTILGSAQKSYTASIYPRNVASSPTNLTTP, encoded by the coding sequence ATGGAAGCAAACTCCTACAGAAGACAGAAACCTTCTTTACTTCCCTGTAGAACCTCCAACCTCCCTTTCGCAGAAAAGGGGTTTACTCTTCTCGAGATTCTTGTAGCTACATCAATAGGCGCTATGGTCCTTGGTTTGGCTTTCACATACTATATAAATATTTCAAAACTTTCTTCAAATGATTCCTCAAGAGTGGCTGCAAGTCAAAATGCCCAAGGGGCAATAGATATGCTGTCTAACGATCTAAGACAAGCTGGGGAAAACTTAGACTTTGGTCTTGGAATATCTGGAGTTGAAATAGATAATGCATTGCAACAAATAATAGTCAGAAGCAACATATCTATTGCCAGTCGAACTCTCATTCCGAGATTACCGCTATGCAGCGTAAGCGGCAACACTATACAGGTCAATGGTCCCCCACCCACATCTACAGTATCTACGGCCGCCTGCACCTACAGCGATGGCGATTCCAACAATGACGATGACAACGTTCAGCGGTGGCGAAGCTATTTTGATTCGAAGAGTAATCAGCCTCAGGCTGCCATACTCTACAGACCAGCATCTTCTACCCTACCTTCAGCCGTAGCAAAGGCTGTGGTCTTATCTGTAAACCCTAGACTGACAACCACAACTTCCGCAGGAAGCTTTTATAGAACGTCCATAACCTTAAACTCAATTGTCTCATCAGATTTCTCCGCAGCCAACAATAGTCAAATTATTCTTGTTGATGAGCGAAGATACAAAAAATTGGGTGATACGCTTATACTTGCACTGGGTGGACAAACGGACTCTCAGGCACAGGTTGTTGCATTTAACGTACAGACGCTCAATGCCTCGGCTGATTTATTAAATCCCACCGCCAACGTTACGTCCATCGGTCTCAACGGTCCATGGTCAAGAATAAAGAATATCAACATCACATTGGGCTCTAAATCTCCAAACTCTACTATTCTAGGGTCAGCCCAAAAATCATACACAGCAAGCATTTATCCGCGTAACGTTGCCTCTAGTCCCACCAACCTTACTACGCCCTGA
- a CDS encoding dynamin family protein, with protein MLVSPHFQALLSRERTLLADLQAFLEVQGAPPEAAEHARQAIKGLDESFLLVVVGEFNAGKSSFVNALLGAAVLAEGVTPTTDRIYVLVHGEKPGEMEPTRDPFVSRLTYPLPSLEGVALVDTPGTNAIIRQHQTLTEGFLPRADLVLFLTSADRPFTETERQFLTLAARWGRSVVMVVNKADLLETAEQQEQIRAFVETGARGVLGLTPPVFLISARREQRGGDAGFGALRDALRARLSENERVRLKLRSPLGTARELLAAEESRAQAARAVLTQDLQVLRDLEGQGERHREAMLGELDGQLNRVGRLLGEFELRADRFIDSKLRFGNLRSLVNGRELEDSFRREAVSDLPEAVDRQFGSMIDRFVEANLHFWEDVQAFLIRRQPSGEVARTRFSYDRGTLLEGIAGSARDHLERTTEQELARQLSRDAEDAVKGGVGGLAGGIGLGALLGLAVGATALDFTGGILAGLTLGSLGLFVLPNKRLQAQRQLRQQVAVLREALERIIRREYEREQERADSRLQDAIRPYTHFTQGEEVRLAEAERRTTDLRGSLEALEAEVRALA; from the coding sequence ATGCTCGTCTCCCCCCACTTTCAGGCCCTCCTCTCGCGTGAGCGCACGCTCCTCGCGGACCTTCAGGCCTTTCTGGAGGTCCAGGGCGCCCCGCCCGAGGCGGCCGAGCACGCCCGCCAGGCAATCAAGGGGCTGGACGAGAGTTTCCTGCTGGTGGTGGTGGGCGAGTTCAATGCAGGCAAGAGCAGCTTTGTCAATGCCCTGCTGGGCGCGGCCGTACTGGCCGAGGGCGTCACGCCAACCACGGACCGCATCTATGTCCTGGTGCACGGCGAGAAGCCGGGCGAGATGGAACCCACGCGCGATCCCTTCGTCAGTCGCCTGACCTATCCCCTGCCCAGCCTGGAAGGGGTGGCGCTGGTGGACACGCCCGGCACCAACGCGATCATCCGGCAGCACCAGACGCTGACCGAGGGCTTCTTGCCCCGGGCAGACCTGGTGCTGTTTCTGACAAGCGCGGACCGTCCCTTTACCGAGACCGAACGGCAATTCCTGACATTGGCCGCGCGTTGGGGACGCAGCGTGGTGATGGTGGTCAACAAAGCAGACCTGCTGGAGACGGCCGAACAGCAGGAGCAGATACGGGCGTTTGTGGAAACAGGCGCGCGCGGGGTACTGGGCCTGACGCCGCCCGTGTTTCTGATCAGCGCGCGGCGGGAGCAGCGGGGCGGCGACGCGGGTTTCGGGGCCTTGCGAGACGCCCTCCGGGCGCGGCTCTCGGAAAATGAACGGGTCCGCCTGAAACTGCGAAGTCCCCTCGGAACAGCCAGAGAACTGCTGGCAGCGGAGGAGTCCCGGGCGCAGGCTGCACGCGCGGTCCTGACTCAGGACCTGCAGGTGCTGCGCGATCTGGAAGGTCAGGGCGAGCGGCACAGGGAGGCGATGCTGGGTGAACTGGACGGCCAGCTCAACCGGGTGGGCCGGCTATTGGGCGAGTTCGAGTTGCGGGCGGACCGCTTTATCGACAGCAAACTGCGCTTCGGCAATCTGCGCAGCCTGGTCAACGGCCGCGAACTCGAGGACAGCTTCCGGCGCGAGGCCGTGTCGGACCTCCCCGAAGCCGTCGACCGGCAGTTCGGCTCGATGATCGACCGTTTCGTAGAGGCCAACCTTCACTTCTGGGAGGACGTGCAGGCGTTCCTGATCCGCCGCCAGCCTTCCGGAGAAGTGGCCCGCACCCGATTTTCCTACGACCGGGGCACCCTGCTGGAGGGCATCGCCGGCAGCGCCCGCGACCACCTGGAACGGACGACCGAGCAGGAACTCGCCCGGCAGCTGTCGCGCGACGCTGAGGACGCGGTGAAGGGCGGTGTCGGCGGCCTGGCGGGTGGGATCGGGCTGGGCGCCCTGCTGGGCCTGGCGGTGGGGGCCACGGCCCTGGACTTTACCGGCGGCATCCTGGCGGGCCTCACGCTGGGGAGCCTGGGCCTGTTCGTGCTGCCCAACAAGCGGCTGCAGGCGCAGCGGCAACTGCGGCAGCAGGTGGCAGTGTTGCGTGAAGCGTTGGAACGCATCATCCGCCGCGAGTATGAACGCGAGCAGGAACGCGCCGACAGCCGCCTGCAAGACGCCATCCGCCCCTATACCCACTTTACCCAGGGCGAGGAAGTGCGCCTTGCCGAGGCCGAGCGGCGCACCACCGACCTGCGGGGGTCTCTGGAGGCGCTGGAGGCGGAGGTGCGGGCACTGGCGTAG
- the zapE gene encoding cell division protein ZapE has protein sequence MIDLTARNPQVTPEELTADLKPSARFRNVRFENYRPNPDFPSQEEARASLQAFLQGAQVRPGGFRLFRRSARPEGRGLYLDGGFGVGKTHLLASTYHAAQGKRALMGFQDLMHLIGALGMNRAVETFRTHDLLLIDEFELDDPGNTHMANTFLGQLMPGGTGVVATSNTEPGALGQGRFNASDFQRQIQGIASRFETRRVDGPDYRQRGTTPAQPLTPDEFRAWLARQPEATLAVLPHRNLNRHLLDVHPSRFARMLAGVEALAVTDLAPMPDQNIALRFVHFVDKLYDFGLRAAFTGAPLGSLFSETYRHGAYAKKYSRCLSRLSELLREAREG, from the coding sequence ATGATCGATCTCACCGCTCGCAATCCCCAGGTCACGCCCGAAGAACTCACGGCGGACCTGAAGCCGAGCGCCCGCTTCCGGAACGTGCGCTTCGAGAACTACCGCCCCAATCCCGACTTTCCCAGCCAGGAGGAGGCGCGGGCCAGCCTCCAGGCCTTCTTGCAGGGCGCGCAGGTGCGGCCCGGCGGCTTTCGCCTGTTTCGGCGCAGCGCGCGTCCAGAGGGCCGGGGGCTGTACCTCGACGGTGGGTTCGGCGTGGGTAAGACGCACCTGCTCGCCAGCACCTACCACGCTGCCCAGGGCAAGCGGGCCCTGATGGGCTTTCAGGACCTGATGCACCTGATCGGCGCGCTGGGCATGAACCGGGCCGTGGAGACCTTCCGCACCCATGACCTGCTCCTGATCGACGAGTTCGAGCTGGATGACCCCGGCAATACCCACATGGCAAACACGTTCCTGGGTCAATTGATGCCGGGCGGCACGGGCGTGGTGGCCACCAGCAATACCGAACCCGGCGCGCTGGGGCAGGGCCGCTTCAACGCCTCGGACTTTCAGCGCCAGATTCAGGGCATCGCCAGCCGCTTTGAGACGCGCCGGGTGGACGGCCCCGACTACCGCCAGCGCGGCACCACGCCGGCCCAGCCCCTCACCCCAGACGAGTTCCGCGCCTGGCTGGCCCGGCAGCCCGAAGCCACGCTCGCTGTGCTGCCTCACCGCAACCTCAACCGGCATCTGCTCGACGTTCATCCCAGCCGCTTTGCCCGGATGCTCGCGGGCGTAGAGGCGCTGGCCGTCACGGACCTCGCCCCCATGCCGGACCAGAACATCGCCCTGCGCTTCGTGCATTTCGTAGACAAGCTGTATGATTTTGGCCTGCGGGCCGCTTTTACCGGCGCGCCGCTGGGCAGCCTCTTCAGCGAGACCTACCGCCACGGCGCGTATGCCAAGAAATACAGCCGCTGCCTCAGCCGCCTGTCCGAGCTGCTGCGCGAGGCGCGGGAGGGATAA
- a CDS encoding S4 domain-containing protein, whose protein sequence is MTQTLKTMVAQARGGRVVRSAFLAGDDLDRRLLAGDDIRHVIAGGFPDARRVVLTLHPAHIPEVDSGVTVLRVTPGAGGPPWDVQDFAVQLRRLNLPEDQLGDVREERSGAFLIAATGKAVGTLEALTELGGREVEVEEVGESAGRGSKTREVVVPSMRVDVVGAKGFGVSRAYFQQGIDGGKVRLNGQAARASSEIREGDSLSADGLGRIDFKRVVNETRRGNFKVELDVHR, encoded by the coding sequence ATGACGCAGACGCTGAAAACCATGGTGGCGCAGGCACGCGGCGGCCGCGTGGTGCGGAGCGCCTTTCTTGCGGGCGACGATCTGGACCGCCGATTGCTGGCGGGCGACGACATCCGTCACGTCATCGCGGGCGGCTTTCCCGATGCCCGCCGGGTGGTGCTGACCCTCCACCCGGCGCATATCCCCGAGGTAGACAGCGGCGTGACGGTGCTGCGGGTAACCCCGGGCGCGGGCGGTCCTCCCTGGGACGTGCAGGACTTCGCGGTGCAGCTGCGCCGCCTGAACCTGCCCGAAGACCAGCTCGGCGACGTGCGTGAGGAGCGCAGCGGGGCTTTCCTGATCGCAGCCACCGGCAAGGCCGTGGGCACCCTTGAAGCGCTGACCGAACTCGGCGGGCGCGAGGTGGAGGTCGAGGAAGTTGGGGAAAGCGCGGGCCGGGGCTCCAAGACCCGCGAGGTCGTTGTGCCCTCCATGCGCGTGGACGTGGTGGGAGCCAAGGGCTTCGGTGTAAGCCGGGCGTACTTTCAGCAGGGCATCGACGGCGGCAAGGTGCGCCTCAACGGTCAGGCCGCCCGTGCCAGCTCCGAGATCCGTGAGGGCGACTCCCTCAGCGCCGACGGCCTGGGCCGCATCGACTTTAAGCGGGTGGTCAACGAGACGCGACGGGGTAACTTCAAGGTCGAGCTGGACGTCCACCGGTGA
- a CDS encoding efflux RND transporter permease subunit, translated as MSTHEPPELNLPRGTLPDGTPEPAVHPGVRFSVRNYVFSLGIFLVAVLLGLIATTRLGVELLPNFEVPVLAVSTSWSGATPDQVDREVSRRIEDAISSISGVVDINTTSVSNQSAVVITFADGINVDSAANSVSQAVASIRGTLPSDSDAPVVQKFDPNATPILTLALLGGPARTADVVGYAEDTLVPRLQRVKGVADVTVSGGPKRQIQVLLDPARLQTYNLTPARVTAALQASALDLPAGDLTQSGNTVGFSTRNTPTSLGDVERTLVDASSGLRVSDVASVRDASASATSYARVNGQPAVLLDVRKGSGTNSVAVSDAVRGAMEAQPLPAGYRLTLASDTTQETRSTVRDTFKEFLIAIGAVGVIVLLFLGRLNTVFAVVLAIPISISAAPLLYNLMGYSFNIISLLAIIVAIGIVVDDSIVVAENVQRYRDLGYSRLRSVLLGGSEVFSAVTAASFSLLAVLIPLSLMPGILGQFFSQFGLGLAAAIVMSWLESLLFLTVRMAYTADPEPLTWAGVPGVLAQLPRFFREALVGVRRLPGLLLLALSGAGAWAALSQVTLLPRPAVAALSILLAPALLTLARYVLTVLLALLEAVTGTLHGITNRAVMAVARAYARSVGAALRRPWVVMLIAGLFLLSAPLALRGVGFAFTPKSDSGILTVDLELPTGADLATTNALTARLENDLLQRPEVKLIQTSVGAGGELGGTNANTSSLTLTLVPKTARPPIDTLSARYARDLSRLTASTPGAEVRVSSEQTGPGGSADISLALTAPNQTLLTERNRAVVRLLGQDPNITLLKSSLSATRQERTFVPDAGRLAGSGLSASDVAQALRTYNGGTTAGTLRDADRSVDIVVRLDPAQISSEQSLLSQTVYSQALGSNVTLSDLGAFQLRQAPATLRRLNKAYTATLDINLKKGGPNPFSYQETIITKVRDAGLLTGNVTLGNASSFGSAGLTGDLVFYGPILLGMAILLTYLVLGSQFNSFRYPVYLLLPVPLAIVGALWTLHLFRVDLDVITVLGMVILLGLSTKNSILYLEFVTERMGSLPLREALIEAAELRFRPILMTTLTVLVISIPLVLGQGDGAEFRRGLGIVILGGVITSTLLTFFVVPSVFYQFERRRQTPPAPRPIPELAPATD; from the coding sequence GTGAGCACCCACGAGCCTCCCGAACTGAATCTGCCGCGCGGAACGTTGCCCGACGGCACGCCCGAACCCGCCGTTCATCCGGGCGTGCGCTTCAGCGTACGCAACTACGTCTTCTCGCTGGGCATCTTCCTCGTCGCCGTGCTGCTGGGGCTGATCGCCACCACGCGGCTGGGTGTGGAGCTGCTGCCCAACTTCGAGGTGCCCGTGCTGGCCGTCAGCACCTCGTGGAGCGGCGCGACGCCCGATCAGGTGGACCGCGAGGTCAGCCGCCGCATCGAGGACGCGATCAGTTCCATCAGCGGCGTGGTGGACATCAACACCACCTCGGTGAGCAACCAGTCGGCGGTGGTCATCACCTTTGCCGACGGGATCAACGTCGACTCGGCGGCCAACAGCGTGTCGCAGGCGGTGGCGTCCATTCGCGGCACCCTGCCGAGTGACAGCGACGCACCCGTCGTGCAGAAGTTCGACCCCAACGCCACCCCCATCCTGACGCTCGCACTGCTGGGCGGCCCGGCGCGGACGGCGGACGTGGTGGGCTACGCCGAAGACACCCTGGTGCCCCGGCTGCAGCGCGTAAAGGGCGTGGCCGACGTGACGGTCTCGGGGGGACCCAAACGGCAGATTCAGGTCCTGCTTGACCCGGCGCGGCTGCAGACCTACAACCTCACGCCCGCGCGGGTGACGGCGGCCCTGCAGGCCTCTGCCCTCGACCTGCCCGCCGGGGACCTGACGCAGAGCGGCAACACCGTCGGCTTTTCCACCCGCAACACGCCGACCTCGCTGGGTGATGTGGAGCGCACCCTGGTGGACGCCTCCTCCGGCCTGCGGGTGAGCGACGTGGCGAGCGTGCGCGACGCCTCGGCGAGCGCGACGAGCTACGCCCGCGTCAACGGCCAACCCGCCGTGCTGCTCGACGTGCGCAAGGGCAGCGGCACGAACAGCGTGGCCGTTTCCGACGCGGTCCGGGGAGCGATGGAAGCCCAGCCCCTTCCGGCGGGCTACCGCCTGACGCTGGCGAGCGACACCACCCAGGAAACGCGCAGCACCGTGCGCGACACCTTCAAGGAGTTCCTGATCGCCATCGGGGCCGTCGGCGTGATTGTGCTGCTGTTTCTGGGACGGCTGAACACCGTGTTCGCGGTGGTGCTCGCCATCCCGATCTCGATCAGCGCCGCGCCACTGCTGTACAACCTGATGGGCTACTCGTTCAACATCATTTCGCTGCTTGCGATTATCGTTGCCATCGGCATCGTGGTGGACGACTCCATCGTGGTGGCGGAGAACGTGCAGCGCTACCGCGACCTGGGCTACAGCCGCCTGCGGAGCGTGCTGCTGGGCGGCTCGGAGGTCTTTTCCGCCGTCACCGCCGCCTCGTTTTCGCTGCTGGCGGTCCTCATTCCCCTCTCGCTGATGCCCGGCATCCTGGGACAGTTTTTCAGCCAGTTCGGCCTGGGCCTGGCCGCGGCCATCGTGATGAGCTGGCTGGAGAGCCTGCTGTTTCTGACGGTGCGCATGGCGTACACAGCAGACCCCGAGCCGCTGACCTGGGCGGGCGTGCCCGGCGTCCTGGCACAGCTGCCCCGCTTTTTCCGGGAGGCCCTGGTCGGCGTGCGCCGCCTGCCAGGCCTGCTGCTGCTCGCGCTGTCGGGGGCCGGGGCGTGGGCAGCGCTGAGCCAGGTCACCCTCCTGCCCCGGCCTGCCGTTGCCGCGCTGTCCATCCTGCTCGCGCCCGCACTGCTGACGCTGGCGCGCTACGTTCTGACCGTCTTGCTGGCCCTGCTCGAAGCCGTGACCGGGACCCTGCACGGGATTACCAACAGGGCCGTGATGGCCGTGGCGCGGGCGTATGCCCGCAGCGTGGGCGCGGCCCTGCGCCGTCCCTGGGTGGTCATGCTGATCGCCGGGCTCTTTCTGCTCTCGGCCCCGCTGGCTCTGCGCGGCGTGGGCTTCGCCTTTACCCCCAAGAGTGACAGCGGCATCCTGACGGTGGACCTGGAATTGCCCACCGGCGCGGACCTCGCCACCACCAACGCCCTGACGGCCCGGCTGGAAAACGACCTGCTTCAGCGCCCCGAGGTCAAGCTGATCCAGACGAGCGTGGGCGCGGGCGGCGAGTTGGGCGGCACCAACGCCAATACCTCTTCCCTGACCCTGACGCTGGTGCCCAAGACGGCGCGCCCACCCATCGACACCCTGAGCGCCCGCTACGCCCGCGACCTCTCCAGACTGACGGCCAGCACGCCGGGGGCCGAAGTCCGCGTCTCCAGCGAACAGACCGGCCCGGGGGGCAGCGCCGACATCAGCCTCGCGCTGACGGCCCCCAACCAGACGCTGCTGACCGAGCGCAACCGCGCGGTGGTGCGCCTGCTCGGGCAAGACCCGAACATCACCCTGCTAAAGAGCAGCCTCAGCGCCACCCGGCAGGAGCGCACCTTCGTGCCCGACGCGGGCCGACTGGCGGGCAGCGGCCTGAGCGCCAGCGACGTGGCCCAGGCGCTGCGGACCTACAACGGCGGCACCACGGCGGGCACCCTGCGCGACGCGGACAGGAGCGTGGACATCGTGGTGCGGCTCGACCCCGCGCAGATCAGCAGTGAGCAGAGCCTGCTGTCTCAGACGGTGTACTCGCAGGCCTTGGGGAGCAACGTCACCCTCTCGGACCTGGGGGCCTTTCAGCTGCGGCAGGCCCCGGCCACCCTGCGCCGACTGAACAAGGCGTATACCGCCACCCTCGACATCAACCTGAAAAAGGGCGGCCCCAACCCCTTCAGCTACCAGGAGACGATCATCACGAAGGTTCGGGACGCGGGGTTGCTGACGGGCAACGTGACCCTGGGCAATGCGAGTTCCTTCGGCAGCGCGGGCCTGACGGGCGACCTGGTGTTTTACGGTCCGATCCTGCTGGGCATGGCGATCTTACTGACCTACCTGGTGCTGGGCTCACAGTTCAACTCGTTCCGCTATCCCGTCTACCTGCTGCTGCCGGTGCCGCTCGCCATCGTGGGGGCGCTGTGGACGCTGCACCTGTTTCGGGTGGACCTCGACGTGATCACGGTGCTGGGCATGGTGATCTTGCTGGGGCTATCGACCAAGAACTCGATCCTGTACCTGGAATTCGTGACCGAGCGCATGGGGTCGCTGCCCCTGCGCGAAGCCCTCATTGAGGCCGCCGAACTGCGTTTTCGCCCCATCCTGATGACCACCCTGACGGTGCTGGTGATCAGCATTCCGCTCGTGCTTGGGCAGGGGGACGGGGCCGAGTTCCGCCGGGGCCTCGGCATCGTGATTCTGGGCGGCGTGATCACCTCCACCCTGCTGACCTTCTTCGTGGTCCCCAGCGTCTTTTACCAGTTCGAGCGCCGCCGTCAGACGCCGCCCGCGCCCCGACCCATCCCGGAGCTGGCACCCGCCACCGACTGA
- the ypfJ gene encoding KPN_02809 family neutral zinc metallopeptidase produces the protein MDWKNLPSSGGGVQDNRGGGGLPGGGLAVGGGIGGLIIALIAMFFGIDPSSITGGGPSQPTQTGGQTQTGQTQTGPGQTGGTQAGAGDETYDFVDRILGSTNQVWSGIFQKAGRTYTPPVLELFSQSTRSGCGSATSATGPFYCPADQKVYLDTSFFSQMDRQLGGGGDFAYAYVIAHEVGHHVQNELGIADKITRAQQQANTEAEANRYSVAMELQADCFAGVWGNHVQSLAKITQADVQEAVSTAEAIGDDTLQRQSRGRVVPDSFTHGSSQQRVSWFMRGYKGGDPNTCDTFSQL, from the coding sequence ATGGACTGGAAAAACCTGCCCAGCAGCGGTGGCGGCGTTCAGGACAACCGGGGGGGCGGCGGCCTACCGGGAGGCGGCCTTGCCGTTGGCGGCGGCATTGGCGGCCTGATTATCGCGCTGATCGCCATGTTCTTTGGAATCGACCCCAGCTCCATCACGGGTGGAGGCCCGTCGCAACCGACGCAGACCGGCGGACAAACCCAGACCGGGCAGACGCAAACCGGACCGGGTCAGACCGGAGGAACACAGGCGGGCGCAGGCGACGAGACCTACGATTTCGTCGACCGCATTCTGGGGAGCACCAACCAGGTCTGGAGCGGCATCTTTCAGAAGGCGGGGCGCACCTACACGCCGCCCGTGCTGGAGCTGTTCTCCCAGTCCACCCGCAGCGGCTGCGGCAGTGCCACGAGCGCGACCGGCCCCTTCTACTGCCCGGCGGACCAGAAGGTGTACCTCGACACCTCCTTTTTCAGTCAAATGGACCGGCAGCTCGGCGGCGGGGGCGACTTCGCGTACGCCTACGTGATCGCGCACGAGGTCGGGCACCACGTCCAGAACGAGCTTGGCATCGCCGACAAGATCACCCGCGCCCAGCAGCAGGCGAACACCGAGGCCGAGGCCAACCGCTACAGCGTGGCAATGGAGTTGCAGGCCGACTGCTTCGCGGGCGTGTGGGGCAACCACGTGCAGAGCCTCGCCAAAATCACCCAGGCCGACGTGCAGGAAGCCGTCAGCACCGCCGAGGCCATCGGGGACGACACCCTGCAACGCCAGTCGCGCGGCCGGGTGGTGCCCGATTCGTTTACCCACGGCAGCAGCCAGCAGCGCGTCTCGTGGTTCATGCGCGGCTACAAGGGCGGCGATCCCAACACCTGCGACACCTTCAGCCAGCTTTGA
- a CDS encoding type II secretion system protein, which translates to MEYNLNKSSGFTLIEVLVAMSVLSVVMAVLVSNLLANASLNRNVELKNDAVRLSEKYMEDYRRQGGYGALRTSSSSSVVVNNYTLTVNSTFCPSDMPSDLQCDSNSVYIRLEVKYGSKLLQKTETFFTSL; encoded by the coding sequence ATGGAATATAATTTGAACAAGTCTTCGGGTTTTACTCTTATTGAAGTTCTAGTGGCGATGTCGGTCCTTAGTGTTGTAATGGCAGTCTTAGTATCAAATCTTCTTGCCAACGCTTCTCTCAACAGAAATGTCGAACTTAAAAATGATGCCGTAAGATTATCAGAAAAATATATGGAGGATTATAGAAGGCAGGGAGGGTATGGAGCACTAAGGACAAGCAGTAGCAGTTCCGTTGTTGTTAATAACTACACGCTCACAGTAAACTCCACATTCTGTCCCTCGGATATGCCATCAGATCTGCAGTGCGACTCCAATTCCGTCTACATTAGACTTGAGGTTAAGTATGGAAGCAAACTCCTACAGAAGACAGAAACCTTCTTTACTTCCCTGTAG